The genomic segment AACCAATCCGCTCTAGCAAGATCTTAGAGCCTTTATTAGGTGTCTTAGGTAACAATAATTGAGACGGCTTTTCTTTCAATTCTTTATGTGCAATATAGAGGGCTGGTGCGACGCCACACAAGACCGAGCATAAAAGAGCAATGAGACTAATTTCCCAATAAAAGTCTAATCGCAAAGCTGGATAAGTTGATGTCTTAAAAATAGTTTTCCCTAAAATATAAGGCAAGAAATAAGTCCCCGCTAAAATTCCAATTACTGAACCGATTAAACTTGAAACCAAGCCATAGACGGCAAATTTTTTAACGACATCTTGGTTCCGATAACCTAAGGCTTTTAAAACGCCAGCATTTGTGCGTTCTTCGCTGACAAAACGTGTCATCGTTGTGACTGTTACAAGGGCCGCTACCAGATACAGTACAATCGGAAAAGCATTCCCTACGGCTGAGATACCATAAGCACGATTGCCAGTTGTTGTGTACTCGTCCGCTCCTGGAAATGTACGGCGTGTATACACACGGTAGGTTGGCACAGACAAACCAGCTACTTCATCTTTTACCTTTTGAATGTCCGCTTGACCATTTTTTATTTTTGTTCCAGCATCTTCCTTTTGCTTCGCATATTCAGTTTTTTTATCGTTCAATGTCGCCTGAGCTTGGTTTAATTGCGTCTGACCATCTGCAATTTGTTGTTTTGCTTGCGCCAATTGGGCTTGGCCTGCTTGGTACTTAGCTTGCTTATCTCTTAAGGTTGCCTGACCACTTTGATATTGAGCCAAGCCTGCGTCATATTCAGCTTGTTTCGTACGCAATGTCACGACAGCAGATTGGTATTGGGCAAGTCCCGTTTGATAAACCGTTTCTTGGCTTTGGTACTGTGACAATCCAGCTTGAAATTCAGCCTGCTTTTTCTCTAATTCTGCACGAGCAAGATTTAATTTCACTTCTTCTTGTGCTAGTTGAGTTTGTGCTGCCACAATTTCAGGCACTGTTGCTGGATCAATTCCTTGTGCTTGAAGCGCGGTCATTTTTTTCTGCAAATTCGCTTTAGCTGCTGCTAATTGAACTTGACCTTTTTCCAATTCCGCCTGCGCTATGGCTAATGTAGCTTGAGTATTTGTTACATTTTCTTTTGCAACAGACAACTGACTAGCTGCCTGATCTAATTGGGCTTTCATTTGGTTCAATTGTGCCCAACCTGAAGAAAGTTGAGCAGCGGCTGTATCCAATTTTGCTTTCGAGCTTGCTAAAATTTGTTCAGCCTGTGCAATTTGAGCTGCGCCCTGTGCAAGCAAGCTTTCTTTTTCAGTTAGTTGACCTTGAGCAACCTCTAAATCTGCTCTTTTTTGATCAATTTGATCCTGCGCATTCCTTAGTTGCTGCTGGGCATCTGCCAATGCTTGTTGAGAAGTTTGAATTTTTGCTTCTCCGTCCGCAATTTTTGTCTGTGCTTGGGCTTTTATCTCTGATAAACGTTTTTTTCCATTATCAGCTAGTAGCTTTTCTAACTCATCTTCATGCTGTTTTACCTTTTTTCGATAGGAATCCCCAAAGGAGTTGAGTGTTTTTAAATTGTTATATCTCAAACGAGCGACCGTATAGACTGAACTTTGAAACGTTTTGGGCGTCACAACTGCATAAGCAGACAAGGTACCACTCCCTGAGTTAGAACTGCCAAGAGAAATAGTTGAAGCCAATTCACTTGAATTGACAAATCCTGTCACTGTAAAGGTATGTCGTTTCAAAGCATACTCATTGGTCCCTTCCTCGTTTAAAGTAATGCTATCACCAATCTTATATTTCCTTTGACAAAAACTAGCCAGAGCAACTTGGTCTTCCTTGGTTGGAAAATAACCTGAAACCAGTTTAAATTGGGATATTTTATCTGTTTTGGAGAAAACGCGGACAGACGCAGAGCTGTCCCCAATCACCGTATCCGTAAAATAGCCATATTCCACATATGTATTTGGAATTGCATTCAGTTCTTTTTGATCAGCTTTGCTAATACCATAGTCTGACATCACTGCCACATCCATCATTTTCATCTGCGAAAGATAACGATTGGCTGAATTTTCAATGTCTGGACTGGCTGCTTTCAGTCCTACTAACGCAAAAGAACCTAACATCATTAAAAACATAATAGACAGAAAGCGTCCTTTGGACTGACGAAAAGAGAGCCTGATGTCCTTATTTAGAATGGATTTTTTCATATCACCACTCCTCACTAATACTCTAGACTTGCAATATCTTGAGGATGTTCATTCAAAGTGACGGACTGTATCCGTGCGTCATGCATATGAATCACACGGTCTGCAATCGGAGCTAAGGCACTATTATGGGTCACAATAATCACTGTCGCACCTTGTTTACGTGACATATCTTGAAGGATTTGCAACACATGCTTACCTGTTTTATAATCCAGCGCGCCTGTTGGTTCATCACAAAGCAAAATTTTAGGATTTTTTGCCACGGCACGCGCAATGGAAACACGTTGCTGCTCGCCACCAGATAATTGAGTAGGAAAATTATTGAGACGATTTTCCAAGCCAACTGCTGCTAGCGCTTCTGCTGCATCCTGCGCATCTTGAACAATTTCTGAAGCCAGCTCAACATTCTCTAGCGCCGTCAGATTAGGAACTAAATTATAAAATTGAAATACAAAACCAACATCATTTCTCCGATAATCCGTCAACTGGTGAGCGTTGTAATGTGCTATATTTTGCCCATCAATCAGGACATCTCCCTCGTCATTGCTATCCATTCCACCAAGAATATTCAAAATCGTTGATTTTCCAGCGCCTGAAGCTCCAAGAATGATGACTAGCTCACCTTTTTCAATCTCAAAAGAGATGTCATTGTTAGCAATGATTTCTGTGTCTCCCATTTGATATCGTTTGTAACTATGCTTCATTTCAATATAAGCCATCGCCTTTTCCTCTTTCAGTTTCCATGTCCAATTAAATAAACAAGCTGTTGATTGAATCCTATCTTTATTATAAAATAGACTTAACATAAAGGCAATCATCAATTATCAACAGAGTGTTCATTTAAGGAGTATTATGGTACAAAATCGACAAACAGCAACCAAGCAGCATATCAGAGAAGCCCTCATTCAGCTCTTGTTAGAAGAAAAATTTGAAACAATTTCCGTTAGTAAACTCTGTCAACGAGCAGGTATCAACCGTGGAACTTTCTACCTTCATTATCTTGATAAATTCGACCTAATTGAAACACTTAAAGAAGAAATTATTATCCAATTACGTAAAAATTTTGAAGAAACTACAAACACACGTGACCTAATCATTACCAATCTAAGCTATCTCCAACAAAACCATGACCTGATTTATGCTGTTTCTCAAAGTCATTACCTCAATTTCCGTGAAACAATCCGTGAATTTATGCTTAGTATTTTAACGAACGATCAGCACAAAGTTCAAACCGAACACTTTTTAAAAGAAAATTTCCCCATTTCTGAAAAATATGCACTTGAAGTTTTTCTATCTAGCATAGAGGGCATTATCTCACTCTGGATTTCAAGCGGCACTAAAGAAACGCCTGAAGAAATGACGAATATGATTTTACAAACCTTTAATTACGATGCTTGGCGATTGTAAACTAAAAAACTCTATTTCTATAAAAGGGATTTCCTCAATTAGAAATAGAGTTTTTGATATACATTTTTTCTAAAGCTCAGAAATTGAAAGGTTGTAAAATGAGACGACAGCATACAGGCTATGATGTTCTATTGCATATCTTTATAACCAGTCATGTCATCATTGCAACCTATCATCTACTTTTTAGCTTAGTTGTCCTTATCATCTATGCGTGATTTTCTAGCAATATCAGCTACAATATGATTTACAAATTCATCAACTGCTTCTGTATGCGTTTGTTTGCTTCCATAACGACGAACATTCACCGTACCATCTGCTTGCTCTTTATCTCCAACAATCAATTGATAAGGAACTTTATGAGTCTGACTTTGACGAATCTTGTATTGCATTTTTTCATTGCGTTCATCAACGTCCACACGAACACCATGATTTCGTAGTTCTTTCGCTACCTTCCAAGCGTAATCA from the Streptococcus constellatus subsp. constellatus genome contains:
- a CDS encoding FtsX-like permease family protein, encoding MKKSILNKDIRLSFRQSKGRFLSIMFLMMLGSFALVGLKAASPDIENSANRYLSQMKMMDVAVMSDYGISKADQKELNAIPNTYVEYGYFTDTVIGDSSASVRVFSKTDKISQFKLVSGYFPTKEDQVALASFCQRKYKIGDSITLNEEGTNEYALKRHTFTVTGFVNSSELASTISLGSSNSGSGTLSAYAVVTPKTFQSSVYTVARLRYNNLKTLNSFGDSYRKKVKQHEDELEKLLADNGKKRLSEIKAQAQTKIADGEAKIQTSQQALADAQQQLRNAQDQIDQKRADLEVAQGQLTEKESLLAQGAAQIAQAEQILASSKAKLDTAAAQLSSGWAQLNQMKAQLDQAASQLSVAKENVTNTQATLAIAQAELEKGQVQLAAAKANLQKKMTALQAQGIDPATVPEIVAAQTQLAQEEVKLNLARAELEKKQAEFQAGLSQYQSQETVYQTGLAQYQSAVVTLRTKQAEYDAGLAQYQSGQATLRDKQAKYQAGQAQLAQAKQQIADGQTQLNQAQATLNDKKTEYAKQKEDAGTKIKNGQADIQKVKDEVAGLSVPTYRVYTRRTFPGADEYTTTGNRAYGISAVGNAFPIVLYLVAALVTVTTMTRFVSEERTNAGVLKALGYRNQDVVKKFAVYGLVSSLIGSVIGILAGTYFLPYILGKTIFKTSTYPALRLDFYWEISLIALLCSVLCGVAPALYIAHKELKEKPSQLLLPKTPNKGSKILLERIGFIWHRLSFAQKVTARNIFRYKQRMLMTIFGVAGSVALLFAGLGLSSSMAGIGNRQYGEIIKYDAVISQKHYLKSDEQAAISQLLADKKIAKKHGIYQEGFTKKIQGAKDEQSLALFVTTGKNFHHFMELNESRSKSKLMLSSHGAVISQKLATIMHVSVGDTFEVTSDEGRRYKIKVSAIAEMYAGHFIFMNQDYYQTVFDRKFQENAYLIKLKDSSSKNIQDTAAAFMKLTGVRAVVQNTGILEQIDVIVKSLGFVMQILTVASILLAIVILYNLMNINVAERIRELSTIKVLGFHNKEVTLYIYRETILLSIIGIIVGLFLGNILHRSLLETIAPDAFLLNPTVSVFVYLVPVFSIIMILIVLGFMVNAILRRIDMLEALKSVD
- a CDS encoding ABC transporter ATP-binding protein: MAYIEMKHSYKRYQMGDTEIIANNDISFEIEKGELVIILGASGAGKSTILNILGGMDSNDEGDVLIDGQNIAHYNAHQLTDYRRNDVGFVFQFYNLVPNLTALENVELASEIVQDAQDAAEALAAVGLENRLNNFPTQLSGGEQQRVSIARAVAKNPKILLCDEPTGALDYKTGKHVLQILQDMSRKQGATVIIVTHNSALAPIADRVIHMHDARIQSVTLNEHPQDIASLEY
- a CDS encoding TetR/AcrR family transcriptional regulator translates to MVQNRQTATKQHIREALIQLLLEEKFETISVSKLCQRAGINRGTFYLHYLDKFDLIETLKEEIIIQLRKNFEETTNTRDLIITNLSYLQQNHDLIYAVSQSHYLNFRETIREFMLSILTNDQHKVQTEHFLKENFPISEKYALEVFLSSIEGIISLWISSGTKETPEEMTNMILQTFNYDAWRL